acgcgattcatccgttataattagttttatttaaatgtgtaataatcgcgaaaatttaagacaacagactgggcaggattatttgtttttagttttgctcttgttaagattccgctgagcccccagtattcgattccaatacaaacgtacttacatgatagtatcattaaaaatatacatcgcactaatttttttggcagcgcacgagtgtatttgtgtttagtgtttatcgttaatgggcaaagtatttgttaagtttcaatgagtgagacagtaaaataggcaaaggatctgcttaaatagggcgcagttatagatgctcgcacagggcgcagaaaaggctatttacggcactgatTACAGCATCACCCACCTCATATTCTATGACCTAACCTAACCGTTGGTTGTATGGAAGAGACACTATGTATAATAAGGTCGtcaaaattgtacgcctcttTTATAGAGGCTAAAACTATGTGAGCTATAAGAGGTCAAGATTCCGTCGTGAGCTATGTTATTTTTAGAGCGGTCTTATTAAGTTGTATTGGACCTGGTCTGTAATAAATGATCACTTCATTAGGACTGATATGATATGACTTAAGTATGAGAATATTTCATTGTGGAACGTTCTTAATCATCTAGGTAGAGGAAGCTTTAGCTCAGAGCTgggaaattttgaaaaattataaatcatatataagAACACTAGtggtgcccgcgactttgtacgcctttgaatagaacaaaaaaatatattattctagcCTAAGTTAcaccctattatatcagttatctaccagtgaaagtcccgtcaaaatcggtccagccgttccagagattacttTTTCCAGAGATTAACAGACACGCAGACacaccgacaaaaattgtaaaaaatgttattttggtatatgtatcgtgtataaatacatatgcattgagcaaaaaagggctattttaatattacaaacagacacttcaattttataatatgtatagatcaTATTCACGCTCGTATTAAGTCAAAGCGCGTGAAGGTTTTATAGACTTTAACCTTTTTCACAACGTGCTGTATCTTCTGGTTTGTTTTAGTAGTTTACTCAGCTGGgcgaaaacaatatattattacattagaaCAAATTAATACTAGTTTTTTTCATACGTACAAATACATTCAATAAGTAcaaatgaaatttgaattttaataatatatacatatttatgccTTAACAGTTGTCAAAGATacctatgaaatattttatttgcttacatatatacatattgataTATCACTAtcatattgttatttgttatcaGATGTGTTAACAGGCGTGTTTTACAACTTGTGGTTTAAATACAAAGTGACTTTGAGTCGTATCAATGCAAgtacatatatgatatatgataaggaataatgaatataacaatgtaattttattactagCTGCATCTGCGATTTCGTACGCGTttgaaagtaacaaaaaaacccgtcaaaatcggtccagccgttctagagattacagagacaaacaaaaattaaataaataaaactttaacaaaaagaaaacaaaatactattttaaaacaaataaaaatacaaaaaaaaataataaaaataattgcatatctaacatattttttaaagtcctcCTAGGTGAAAtggaatgataaatattagactacttaaaagtcgatttacgattatataattgcataaacataaaaaaaatacagatgaatTGATGATGAATTgatcaaaaaggaggaggttcctcctttttgaagtcggttgaaaaaatcgtatttggtatatgtaacgtttacacatacatatacatttagtaaagaactgttattttaatatgacaaacagacactccaattttattatatgttttgatgTAAATAACTGAGGCCAATGAATGTGGAGACTTTTACTTTTGGCTTCGTAAGAgcctaatttatattttgatgatgTTAAGTTGTATTGATTAAAAAgagcaattttaataaaacaaactaacTATGCAAGTCATTtcacacaaacaaacatattGTAAGCAGAAGTCCCTCACTATAGCGAAcgatagtttatttatttatttgggaagcCAACGTGGTATACAAAGTGTCTAAGTCTACAAGATACATcctatcttaaaaaatattaccatgtACAGTACATCTTACAGGCTAACTCATcatgtaaatgttatttaatgtgATAACTCTTTCTTTTGATAGAACAGATCTATACAGATTTATTAGACACATTCTTATTGGCACTTCTTGTAAACTTATATAtggtgtttaaaaaaaagatactaTAGTATTAATACCAAGCAACCTTTTAACGAGTCAGATTTGTGCGTACGTAGTAATCCtagtatatgtaatttattaaaatgatacatACCTTAAGCAAGAAGCTGACTAAGCGACCATCCAGCTTCTCTCCTTGTTTGGCAGTTTCCACGATATTGTTTAACCAGAAGTGAGAACGTTCAATTTTGTCCCAGAAGAACAGGTAACTGTGAAATGAGTTAAATCtctatttaatagatagtgaaCATACTTCTTAACaatgtttatgaatattaaagtatttcttttaaCTCAGCTATGATTTTGAATACAGGACTTCAAGCTCTGCAACCTTTTAATCACTAAGAATGAGGCAGTCGTTAACAAAACCAATGTACAATATTGGGAAGACATTGTTGTCGTgcttgatttaaataatataaccttAAACTTTGTTCAGAGAATGCCTTTCATCATTAAAACCGCCTTTTGGACCATATATTTTGTGGtgatcaataaagtatttaaataaataaaataaatgtatataatatagtacttCTGGCTTAATTTCACAATGAAATTTACTCGttattgttgttaaaatattaatatacctttGTGAAAACTCAAACTCTTCAATaccatattttttcataaacgGTAACCTCATCACATTGAGAGCTGCGAACAGCCAACATCTGCCTGTATTCTCTTGATTGGTTACAGGTTTCCCTTCTGACTCAacctgttaataaaataaatttgtataaattattgaaggcatatttatattaaagcaatAATTCCCGTCTTACCTTGATATTGTAAACATGGAGGGATCTGTCAGTTTTTCGTTTGCTAATAGCAACTTCGAAAGGATCAAAACGGGTGCAGGCATTTTGGGCTAATTCGTTTATAGGATTTGCATAGTAGTTACTCCTTAATTTATCCAATGTTTCAAGGGTCAATGGTTCTGTGAACAGATATACAATAACATCAAGTAAAGTAAGTCTAGAatcaataaagatataaatagagcagtatacaatatacatagatCGTTGAATGCAGAattcaaataagtttattttttaatggtaGTCTGaactattactttaaatttttttttttataaaatttgtataaagcATATTTGACTGTATGAcaagaaaatatgttaaaatgtcATGTCACATACaagatattaaacatttttttttgttaataacaaGTGCACACTTTACTAAATTTTGTCCTACCTCTTTTAATTgctaattgtttaatatatatatgatgtatattttagtataaaccCTGCATGGGTTGTGatgtgaaaattaattatttttcaaatacctacatataattttgtaactaCTTTTTAatactcattattattttagttgaaATGGTTTgcttaaattgatataaatatctaTTGTTAGAATTACATTAGGTAGCCCAACAGTCATAAACCagtaaaacaaattaacaaaaaaattcatGGAGTAATATAGCCTTTGTTCACTGCACTTTCCTGACACTATTTAATTCTGAAGTttgatttaaatagttattcatattttttaatacaccaGGAATAGTTTGAATAGCAAATACTCAGAAATTATACACCCCAATTTGAATGATGTcttccaaaaatattaaaataaaaatgtataaaattgatAACGACTGTAATTTAAAATGCCTTTTgttatagtaaattattaataataaacttgacAATATGGCATATCCATAATTTCATACTAAggcatatataacatatatctagtgattttaaatgataaaaataagattttatgctattagaagaaataaaagataaatatactaaaaaaatacgacaaaatacacaaaaataacatctattaatagtatataatttaaattgtttacttaCTTGAAGACATGGCTACTGTTGAAGTTCTAAGTATAAAAAGAGGGGTTCTTAATAAAGTTGATCGTATACAATTGATGATCATTTAaggaaaataaacaattaataattcacCGGCAAATGCGGCGATTATATATACTGCTGTAGACTGAAGATACTAACGAAGTAAAGCTTATACGCGAACTGTTTGAACGAGGGAGACGGATATAGAATGATAAGTAAAATTGCAAGGAATCTGACgtttttcataaattatgtGACAGAAGACAGCTGACAAGCAGCAGCCATTCGATTTCCATTGACCTTTGACGGTCATTGAACTCGTCCAgatgtttgtaaaaatatttattgttgataCTTTTCTACAAATAATGCATTATATCATTAATCACTTTacgtaacattaataataatattatttgaaattaaaatttaaaacaaatgttcgaataatatttatactatggGCAACATTTTAATTCTAAAGCGGCAAATTCAAATTATGAGTTGCTACCGTATTGGTTTTtacgactttatttatttttccgaCAACGTAGTTATTGATTtactatatttcaatattaaattatatttcgcaaattatgtaaatgaataaaatatttaatgggtTACTAAATAGCAGAGGTAACacaaatagttataaaaatcaatacatttaCTAGCATAGTAGGTAACACTGACACTTTAAAGGGGCGACTAAGACGACTTATATAAAGACAAAACAGACTTGGTATCACCCCAAAATTATTACTACAAATGTAAACTACTTAGttgataatttcaatttttaaatcccCTAAAAATGGCTTTAAAAGCTTACGAAGATGCGTGTATGAGAGCGGAATTATTCGGTCAACCGAAACCGGAACGAGAAGATTTTCTATCAAAACATAAACATTTGGATGTAGTTGAGTTTGAAGAAGTTGATATAAAGACTACAGAGGTATTTCATTTTTACTTCTATTCCTTTTTATGCATAAGCTgccataaattttaattcatcatGCAATTCATTAAACTAATCAAAGTAACATTTACGTAGAAAAAATGGTAAATGTATTTGTCAATATCcaattatcttttaaatctgTTTTGCTTGTTCTAATTAATTTAGCCTATTTACaagggattttatttagatatcgAAATGACTGCGGAAAAAAATACTGCAGTTGTAATACTAGGTCAAGGGCAATATGAAAGAATGGGGTGCTATTTTGTACtactcattgtttttatttgcaaagtataataaattttatgccaTTTGGCACTTATTGTATATAGTTTTGTTTAAGTAGAGTAAttcatattctatttttaaattgctttattcTTGTGGCTTCATCGGCATAGGCTAAGGTTTTCTCTACTTTTGATTgaatggattaaaaaaaaaatcttatttataaatgtataaattaatatgtaaatacatatattatttttaagaatacggctatgttaaatgatgatttgaATCATGCTAGTGGGGGTCTCGCGGAACTGAACACGATACTAACATCTACTCAAACCAAGCTCAATCGTCTGAAGGTAAGGAAAAATTTTGAATGGTTCTTTGTTctgcttaattaaaattatattataaaaaatatattttatttttattttcccggcttattaaaaacaatggcAAAGGTATAAACATTTTAGgcttatttagtaaaaaaaatactaacattatttataatgttgcaATTATAGTTTTGTGTCTATTTGCGCGTTGCGCAAAATCTGGATTTATGTCCggctttttaaaattttagtgaaaaTTTACAACTGTATCTCATGACaacaatactataaataaaaaatcaagtaaatgtaaaaaaatattaccgtatatgttatataacagTTACTACATTGTTATACGCAGAGGACATCGCAGGTATCTGTTAGGATTTATATAAGAAGAATAATATCTGTTTGTATTAAATGGTTCAAATTACATTTCAgggtgtttgcggtaccgtTACCAACTTTTTTCGCATTAAACTAGCTGCAAAAGACAATTTATCCTATTCAAGCGAACCGAGTTATATTGGGCAGACTAATTACGACAAAGATTATATACCACCAAAAGGTTCCGATGTTGGCTTTATAAATAAAGGCCTTGGTCCTGACGACAACGAAATGACGCCGCATTCGAAAAAAATAGATCAAAATAGAGGCGACATTAATTCTGCTTTGGCGGATTTGGAAGCTATGGGGGCAGTTGAAAATAGTTCTTTATTAGGTAAAGCGGCAGCGACTGACTATAGTAAACAAATTTCTACACAGAGTAGTAAGTtggataatttgattttacagGCTGAGAGGGCAGAATCCTCATTGAAAAGTCAGAATCGACAAATGAGGACTTTTTTGCGATAAAGAAATCAAGGTCTATTGTCTATGCCGCCAGTGTATgccaaattatattaattaattaattgtgcaTTGTCAATTTAATATGCTTGGTATTAccagtaataattaatttatttcgttggcaaagtttatatatagagaaaagtaatgaagtaattaaattaCTGACATTATTTtgctaaatacataatattattttcttaataagtttaagacgaatattttatttaggctaatttaaatgttataggCGAATTGTAATAAATCGAAAATATGTACTGACAAAAAAGAAATGTGCTTTCGAACtacagaaatatatatgtataatccaTATACACATACGACAGTTACTTTACacgaatatttaaaacattcttCGCGTACGCTTTGTATAAcagttataaattgtaatatatttataaaatacaagacCTAGGGGTGTACATAAGAATCGATGTGtttttaatactacttattaAATCGTCCAAAGACAATGATATAATTTCTCAAGATGTGCTGTCATCTATAAACAAACCTTTCTTATTCGTTTTTGTTTAGCTACAGTCTgtcttattcgatttttaaaactatatatttttttacaaaatagatACGTGCTCTTTAAGACATGTAATCACAATATAATAACGACCCCAGCTTTGCATGGGTcctttatactaaatatactacagaatttgtttatttacgacatcacattagaaacttttaaaattgtcagcgtttctttactatattgtccatcaatgatgatgataatgatgtaattatttgttatattattattgtaggaTATTTATTGAGAAGCAGCAATCAATACATAACCATTTATGTTTATCtggattttgttattaataattcgaTTGGAATAACACGGtaataataacacattaaaAACGAATAACTAAGTTATACTCAATCATATATGTCCCATCTTTCCAAAAGAAGTTTTACGTCaacgatatattattatttcataataataaatacttgttACAACGACAATAGgaccaacaaaaaaaattatgtagaaACAATTTTGATAGCATTATTTCGATTTATTAAATTCGATCGTATCTGTTAGCAAAGCTAGTGATTGCAAATAGTTGCAATTGGATTGAGTGATGTGACGTTGGTGCTTTTTTTACGATATAAGGTGAAACATaatgtatagataataaattctCTTTTAATAGCTGTTAGAAATCTATGTAATCACAGATATTTCCATTcagatgtatttattataacaaaaaaaatatattatattatatttttgctgATTTAAGTATAAAgcaatactaaaattaaattattgaattacgttaaagttattttttctaTCCTAAGATTATAGATTGCATTTAAAAATGCCATGGAGTGCAATTCTTAGTCGCATGCATTATTGCTTGAATAATTACGCAATAGTTCATCATTTTCCATAATGAAAGTATTTCCATATTCAAAGTTGAATGAGAAATTATagcaaaattaaatacagtttttactattttttttaatcgcttattccatttttttttatttatctaatgacGACTACAACCTTTAAGCAATGCTATAACGCAAGCGACTGATATTTtaccaacatttatttatagattcaTAATTGATATTTACGATGTTTTTGCATATGACAACCCCAGCATGAATATTATATGCaatgatatattatgattattgaaCGCGTCTTGCTAATGTAACATTATGcgctgttataaaaaaatatatggaatatTTGATTTGCGTTAAAAAAGCTCTTGTATATAACTGTTTGGTTACTActattaagaatatattaattatattttattatataattatgtaagtaacgtatgttataaaatgttaaatattataattagtaatatttgcTTGCttaggtaatttgtaaaaagatATCTCGAGTTACGTGAACGAGTTGTGCCTCCACATTCATTTCGGAAcggataataaattttataaataatagcaaTCATTTTTTTCGATGTTGAAGATTGATCTATTCGTAGCATTGTAATATGTATCtttgaaagaatatttaaatgtttaatcgaataaatattaaataaataaaatgttattttcatttattgcaataattccaataaaatctttacaattaatttaattctgtaGCCCGATGAAAAGTCTTTAAGTTTATTTGATTGGGTTTTTGGTACGAATTATATTTGAAGTTTTATAAACAGAAAAGTTACGCGTTGTCGTCACTGAAGTTAAATCAACTCATGCATTCCAATAAAAACaaggaaatttatttaaatcatcttGAATAAatctcaaattaaaaacatcaaagattattattattattcgacaTTGATCGTGATAAGCAAGGGCAAACAAAAACGGGATCACTTGAAGCATGAAACAGTTTGTTATATAAGTGACTATTGTACCATGAAACGTCACTCTTGTTTAGTAGATCAGTCGAAATGCTACTTATATATCTCATTATTGAACTAGCAGTCGCTACTTTCGCCGATCCGTTTCACAAGTATCCCTACGTGTTCCTACTCGACGTTGGCAATGAAGAAATTGAAAAAACGAACTCAGAACAAATAAGATTAACGATTCCAGGCGGTTCATTAGCTTTAAAATACCCCGCGACTGGTGATGGGGATACGATTGGACACGTCAGGGTGAGCGGTATCGATTTCGGAACAGATCTCAAAGCGAGTATTGTCCAAGGCGGTCCTGGGTACAAATACGTTGTTCTTGTATTTATGGGTAACCCGGGAGTGACGTACGATGCGGTTGTGACCATACAAACTGTACCAAACATTGATGATTCTGATCAAATATCGAATATGGATTCAAGTGGAACAAACCAAGAGTTAGACGACGATAGTCCAAATAATAGTGCTGAAGATACATCAGATAGTGAAACGAAACTTGTGTACAGTGAAAATAAAAACGCACAAAAAATGCAATCTAGTTCAAATATATACGAATACGTCAGTAAAGTAGTAGCTGACACACAAGCTAGTGAAGACGATGATGACACTCAAAATTTATCAGATGATGAAATAAAAGATACAGAAGATGAAGTACAAGACACCAAAAGTGATGATAATAGTGACGACAATAGTGACgatgaaaatgaaaacaatgTAAGTAATGATTACGATGAAGATGAGAGCAGTAATGGTAATAATCACGTATATAGTCTAAATGATAATCGTTATGGTAAATACGAAGCTTTTAAACCTCTGATTATTGGTGGTGTAAGATTCTATCCTCAAGCAGCTGTATATATGCAGGGTGGATACAGCAAACCGACTTATGACCAAGAGAATCATAATaatgaggatgatgatgatgataatgaaattaatgacaaagatactaataataatgatgatgcaGACTACGGATCACCTATTGATTATTGAATGTgtgtaaatataatctaatttaattttacctataGGAATTAGGAATTTAATGCCATTTGGTAATCATTATTAGTTAATTCttgttgtaatttttatgttaagtaagactaaaaaatatttttatttaatgctgattttttttttttattatatcctaGTATGACTgatcttttaaatatgttaaagcATCATCCTTCTGCTctcatcccaattttatttggggtcggcgcagcatgtcttctccttccataagTCTCCGTCAGACGCCAACTCACaatacaagtaacattatttctagccatatcttctttcacacaatccatccatcgtttctttggtcgtcctctacctctatatccatccacatccatgctcaagatcTTCCTCACAACATGGTCTTTGTTCTTTCTCATAATATGTCCATACCAAGACAGCCGGTTTCCGGTTCTAGGTTAGCTTCTAGCATAGCTTCTCGGTTACCAGCGCcacttaaaacatttttcagAGAGTCAGATAAACAACACATATGGTACGAGTATCTACTAAACTAAAAAGTAAACTAAAAactttaatctatataaataaaatggtaGTACTGTATGTCTTGCACgcatgcaaaataaataaactgttttgAATTACCTTGAAAGATTTCCTTTAGTAAAGCTATAGTATCGTTGTATCGATGTTAATTATACGCAACGCTGACTTTGCTTCAATTAACTAATTACGATATTCATTGATCGAGGTTCGAAATTCAAACGCCAGATTGGGccagctatttttttaattttcagtaaCAGCTCAATGATTGGAAATTGAAAGTGTGTCCTGTGCCCAAGGAGGTCTTAAAACTATCGGGGGCTCTGGGCATATTAGGATAATGCTCTATTACTTTGACATAACACTTTGTTAGCATTGATAAAAAAGTTGTTATAGCTCGCGTCATGTAAAAAGAACGCTAGCAGTCAACCTGCGCACTAGACTATTTATCGGTCTATTTGGTGGTATGAGGTGCGGCGGGTCAAGCGCCGCATGCTTGCCGGTGCGCTATTGGTTCGTCAGTCGCCCTTTGCTATCCACGCAGTGTCCACGTTACGTTTGTTCTCAAAATACCATCAcgcaaaaaagttattattacgaAATGGTTTTATAtaggaaagaaagaaataatatttatgacgtaaattgttttatgaagaGAGAGGATGATATTAATgcagttgataataatttataacaatctatAAAATGGTGGTCCGTTTTATAGATTGGCACAAAATGGTCcgaatctaaatattaaaaggttCAAAAGATtcggaatttcttactgtctttctaACTAGcggcaaaaataaaagaactgaaTAAAGCCTGCCTATGGTGTgcctatcaatatttaatttgcaaaccCTCGAGCGAGGctacttcaaaaataaacaaaatgccTAGTACTTTCTTGCTCGATAGTACCCATGCGCAAACACACCCCCTCCGCTTTCTTCCAGCGTTCTTTTTACACGACGCGGTCTATAaacaaggttttatatttatttttattaacaatcacattatatattatacttatttattggaTCTGAGGATTGTTAGGAGGCCATCAATCGCGGGGCCCTGGGTTGTAGCCCAAAGTGCCCAATGGGAAAGCGGGGTCTTCCTGTGCCTCGTTTAGCGCTTATAGCCTTTGGTCTGTGGCTAAGCTGTCACCGGTCGTATTGGATTTGCTGTGTCTTCGGATTATGATGAAGAGGGGATAGAGAGTGTTCTTTGATTTTGCACACACTTGTGTTTGTCAAAAAACTCtgtcataataattactttactttattttacaacatacagagaaaataaataaatacaacctaGATCCAGGCGAACTAAAAGATATACGCGACCaaatcgctacatagcgatcccTTCCAGCCATCCAAAGATGTAGGTTAGGTTAGCTAATTACGTATATTGTATAAACCGAATAAATAGTTAAGACAAATTACAGAATAGTGACGGTGTCAATAATGGTTTACATGTACAGGTCGCAAGGTCGATCCTGACCCCATGGATTATTTGCATAGAGTTTACGACCCTACGACCACGACCTGGAACagaagtgataagcttaaaaggaggggTATATAGGAATATTAGAAATTTCTTAACTCATTTGAGGCATTTTTAACAGAAAAAATTTGTATGTGACATTTGTACATTTCTGAAACGTATTATATAAGATAGTATATACAagaacataacaacaacaatagtctAAGTTAATAGTTAAAAGCGAGTGAAACAGCAAAGCGCAGTTTACT
The Vanessa cardui chromosome 10, ilVanCard2.1, whole genome shotgun sequence genome window above contains:
- the LOC124533015 gene encoding uncharacterized protein LOC124533015 isoform X2, which gives rise to MALKAYEDACMRAELFGQPKPEREDFLSKHKHLDVVEFEEVDIKTTENTAMLNDDLNHASGGLAELNTILTSTQTKLNRLKGVCGTVTNFFRIKLAAKDNLSYSSEPSYIGQTNYDKDYIPPKGSDVGFINKGLGPDDNEMTPHSKKIDQNRGDINSALADLEAMGAVENSSLLG
- the LOC124533015 gene encoding uncharacterized protein LOC124533015 isoform X1 → MALKAYEDACMRAELFGQPKPEREDFLSKHKHLDVVEFEEVDIKTTENTAMLNDDLNHASGGLAELNTILTSTQTKLNRLKGVCGTVTNFFRIKLAAKDNLSYSSEPSYIGQTNYDKDYIPPKGSDVGFINKGLGPDDNEMTPHSKKIDQNRGDINSALADLEAMGAVENSSLLGKAAATDYSKQISTQSSKLDNLILQAERAESSLKSQNRQMRTFLR